The proteins below come from a single Pieris brassicae chromosome 1, ilPieBrab1.1, whole genome shotgun sequence genomic window:
- the LOC123713548 gene encoding neuropathy target esterase sws isoform X7 has translation MDVVGLLNNINKKSDMFAVKTWTSEWSNSFQENQLLWSFCGCLLVSLLVVFIYYYRRWRAKELSEGTGATAAGEPAKRFRKRDKMLFYGRRMLRKVKSISNSGQGRKRRAVMRFARKLLQLKKESAPEQLKVLEPPAEYLEEDLTSDDRVPPDALYMLHSIRVFGHFEKPVFLMLCKHTEILNLPAGSFLFKVGDTDENVYVVQNGRVNVYISNQDGSSLSLKIVRAGESVTSLLSFTDVLTGNSQPYKTVNAKALEDSQVIKLPMRAFQEVFKEYPDIFVRVIQIIMVRLQRVTFTALHQYLGLSAELVNPGREKRRPNTTTASPMKTVKPVDCSTATHSPSHSERLVTEHTQEGSMATSSPIHIQGRRPRSDMPDVTSNIPQQSQPDVQPTSSFQRPKEGSSFKKHNTDNLDEQALIQIATEAFIKELGLENDQLLTGCVQVRDLPAGTYIMKEESHKDVALVYLLSGALLVSQRVAEGEGEVHMFTAYPGEVEGGLAVLTGEPSFFSIRAKHFSRIGLLSKTSVYSIMRERPSVVLHIANTVVKRLSPFVRQVDFALDWVFLESGRAVYRQDEESGSTFIVLSGRLRSVITHPNGKKELVGEYGKGDLVGIVEMVTQTRRSTTVMAVRDSELAKLPEGLFNAIKLRFPVVVTRLINLLGHRILGSWQKPTAGLGGAAAIESRPSQHNFSTVAVVPVSDDVPLTAFTYELYHSLCAIGPTVRLTSDVIRKLLGLTIMDPNNEYRLSSWLAQQEDKHKVALYQCDPSLTQWTQRCIRQADCILIVALGDKQPSIGKIEKEIERLAIRTQKELVLLHREGGANPTGTVHWLNMRTWVSQHHHVRCPHRMFTRKSQYRISELYSKVLMSEASVHSDFSRLARWLTGTSVGLVLGGGGARGAAHVGMVRAIQEAGIPIDMVGGVSIGAFMGALWCMERNITTVTQKAREWSQVPNCFSENDPMGQTAARPHIPCDVNVLGASVQHHDKGHLWRSTHRRSVAALFHSNDRYQFQLYESAQTRFSLALHSRFDVPQRLHAPSLRSRRRPPPFGRRLCQQPPRYSMEVLPSIHEYRWHLPTDLRYHGRTPAIRWMLC, from the exons AACTATCCGAGGGCACAGGTGCCACGGCAGCTGGGGAACCAGCGAAAAGGTTTCGGAAACGAGACAAAATGCTCTTTTACGGACGGCGTATGTTGAGAAAGGTCAAGTCCATCTCCAACTCAGGCCAGGGCCGGAAGAGGCGAGCTGTTATGAGGTTCGCGAGGAAGTTACTGCAGCTGAAGAAGGAAAGCGCTCCGGAACAGTTGAAG GTCCTTGAACCACCAGCAGAATACTTGGAAGAGGATCTGACGAGCGACGATCGGGTCCCACCAGACGCCTTGTACATGCTTCACAGCATCCGAGTTTTTGGTCATTTTGAGAAGCCCGTGTTCTTAATGCTGTGCAAACACACGGAGATATTGAATCTGCCAGCCGGCTCGTTTTTGTTCAAAGTCG GTGATACAGACGAAAACGTGTATGTTGTACAAAATGGGCGCGTGaatgtatatatatcaaaCCAGGATGGGAGCAGTctatcattaaaaatagtacGAGCCGGTGAAAGTGTTACTTCGCTTTTGAGTTTCACTGATGTGTTGACG GGTAATTCGCAACCGTACAAAACCGTAAACGCCAAAGCACTGGAAGACTCTCAAGTGATAAAATTGCCCATGCGCGCTTTCCAAGAGGTTTTCAAAGAGTATCCAGATATATTCGTCAGGGTTATacag ATAATTATGGTGCGACTGCAACGTGTGACCTTTACAGCTCTTCATCAATACCTCGGTCTTAGTGCGGAGTTGGTTAATCCT GGTCGCGAAAAGCGTCGTCCAAATACCACTACCGCGTCTCCAATGAAGACGGTAAAGCCAGTGGACTGTAGTACAGCGACGCATTCTCCCAGCCACAGCGAAAGACTCGTTACTGAACATACA CAAGAAGGCAGCATGGCGACGTCATCTCCCATACACATCCAGGGCCGAAGACCCAGGTCCGATATGCCTGATGTCACCTCTAATATACCACAG CAATCACAGCCAGATGTCCAGCCCACGTCATCATTCCAAAGACCTAAAGAGGGATCGTCGTTTAAGAAGCATAACACTGATAATCTTGACGAACAG gCACTAATACAAATAGCAACTGAGGCCTTCATAAAGGAGCTGGGCTTGGAGAACGATCAGTTACTGACCGGGTGCGTACAAGTGAGGGATCTTCCCGCTGGGACGTATATAATGAAGGAGGAGAGTCATAAG GATGTTGCGTTAGTTTACCTACTGTCTGGTGCGTTATTGGTATCACAAAGGGTTGCTGAAGGAGAGGGAGAAGTCCATATGTTTACGGCATATCCAG GTGAAGTGGAGGGCGGTTTAGCCGTGCTGACGGGCGAGCCAAGTTTCTTTTCCATCCGCGCGAAACATTTTTCTCGTATTGGGCTGTTGTCCAAAACCTCAGTGTATAGCATTATGCGCGAGCGACCTTCCGTTGTTCTGCATATTGCCAATACTGTTGTGAAGAGGCTCTCGCCGTTTGTACGACAGGTCGACTTCGCTTTGGATTGG gtatttttagAGTCCGGCCGCGCAGTGTATAGGCAAGATGAAGAATCCGGTTCGACGTTTATAGTTTTGAGTGGTCGTCTCCGGTCTGTCATCACCCATCCGAATGGAAAGAAAGAACTGGTTGGAGAATACGGAAAAGGCGATTTGGTTGGAATC GTGGAAATGGTAACGCAAACACGTCGTAGTACAACAGTTATGGCGGTGAGAGATTCCGAATTGGCGAAGTTGCCGGAAGGGCTTTTTAATGCGATCAAGCTCCGGTTCCCGGTGGTCGTGACTAGGCTTATTAACCTGCTTGGACATAGGATCTTGG GATCTTGGCAGAAACCGACGGCGGGTCTTGGTGGCGCGGCGGCGATCGAGTCCCGTCCCTCCCAGCACAACTTCTCAACCGTGGCCGTAGTTCCAGTTAGCGACGATGTACCCTTAACGGCGTTCACTTACGAGCTCTACCACTCGCTTTGTGCTATAG GTCCCACGGTTCGTTTGACCTCAGATGTGATAAGAAAACTCCTCGGCCTGACAATAATGGACCCCAATAACGAATATAGGCTTAGCTCTTGGCTCGCACAACAAGAGGATAAACATAAG GTGGCATTGTACCAATGCGATCCCAGCCTCACCCAGTGGACTCAGAGGTGCATCCGTCAGGCCGACTGCATTCTCATCGTGGCCTTGGGAGACAAGCAACCGAGTATCGGAAAG atCGAAAAGGAAATCGAGCGTCTAGCGATCCGAACTCAGAAGGAGCTCGTCCTACTGCATCGAGAGGGCGGGGCCAACCCCACGGGTACGGTCCATTGGCTCAACATGAGGACGTGGGTCAGTCAGCATCATCACGTCCGGTGCCCTCACAGGATGTTCACGCGCAAGAGCCAGTATAGAATT AGTGAACTGTACAGCAAAGTGCTGATGTCGGAAGCGAGCGTCCACTCCGACTTCAGCCGTCTGGCTCGTTGGCTCACGGGCACCTCCGTGGGACTGGTGCTGGGTGGGGGCGGAGCCCGAGGAGCCGCCCACGTCGGGATGGTGAGGGCCATACAG GAAGCCGGTATCCCGATAGACATGGTGGGCGGAGTCAGTATTGGTGCGTTCATGGGCGCCCTCTGGTGCATGGAGAGGAATATTACCACTGTTACGCAGAAAGCCAGGGAGTGGTCGCAG GTACCGAATTGTTTTTCAGAAAATGACCCAATGGGGCAAACAGCTGCTCGACCTCACATACCCTGCGACGTCAATGTTCTCGGGGCGTCAGTTCAACACCACGATAAAGGCCACCTTTGGCGAAGTACACATCGAAGATCTGTGGCTGCCCTATTTCACAGTAACGACAGATATCAGTTCCAGTTGTATGAGAGTGCACAGACACG GTTCTCTCTGGCGTTACATTCGCGCTTCGATGTCCCTCAGCGGCTACATGCCCCCTCTCTGCGATCCCGTAGACGGCCACCTCCTTTTGGACGGCGGCTATGTCAACAACCTCCCAG GTATTCTATGGAGGTACTGCCGAGCATCCATGAGTATCGCTGGCATCTTCCCACCGATTTGCGATACCATGGACGGACACCTGCTATTAGATGGATGCTATGTTAA
- the LOC123713548 gene encoding neuropathy target esterase sws isoform X9: MDVVGLLNNINKKSDMFAVKTWTSEWSNSFQENQLLWSFCGCLLVSLLVVFIYYYRRWRAKELSEGTGATAAGEPAKRFRKRDKMLFYGRRMLRKVKSISNSGQGRKRRAVMRFARKLLQLKKESAPEQLKVLEPPAEYLEEDLTSDDRVPPDALYMLHSIRVFGHFEKPVFLMLCKHTEILNLPAGSFLFKVGDTDENVYVVQNGRVNVYISNQDGSSLSLKIVRAGESVTSLLSFTDVLTGNSQPYKTVNAKALEDSQVIKLPMRAFQEVFKEYPDIFVRVIQIIMVRLQRVTFTALHQYLGLSAELVNPGREKRRPNTTTASPMKTVKPVDCSTATHSPSHSERLVTEHTQEGSMATSSPIHIQGRRPRSDMPDVTSNIPQQSQPDVQPTSSFQRPKEGSSFKKHNTDNLDEQALIQIATEAFIKELGLENDQLLTGCVQVRDLPAGTYIMKEESHKDVALVYLLSGALLVSQRVAEGEGEVHMFTAYPGEVEGGLAVLTGEPSFFSIRAKHFSRIGLLSKTSVYSIMRERPSVVLHIANTVVKRLSPFVRQVDFALDWVFLESGRAVYRQDEESGSTFIVLSGRLRSVITHPNGKKELVGEYGKGDLVGIVEMVTQTRRSTTVMAVRDSELAKLPEGLFNAIKLRFPVVVTRLINLLGHRILGSWQKPTAGLGGAAAIESRPSQHNFSTVAVVPVSDDVPLTAFTYELYHSLCAIGPTVRLTSDVIRKLLGLTIMDPNNEYRLSSWLAQQEDKHKVALYQCDPSLTQWTQRCIRQADCILIVALGDKQPSIGKIEKEIERLAIRTQKELVLLHREGGANPTGTVHWLNMRTWVSQHHHVRCPHRMFTRKSQYRISELYSKVLMSEASVHSDFSRLARWLTGTSVGLVLGGGGARGAAHVGMVRAIQEAGIPIDMVGGVSIGAFMGALWCMERNITTVTQKAREWSQKMTQWGKQLLDLTYPATSMFSGRQFNTTIKATFGEVHIEDLWLPYFTVTTDISSSCMRVHRHGSLWRYIRASMSLSGYMPPLCDPVDGHLLLDGGYVNNLPEQ; the protein is encoded by the exons AACTATCCGAGGGCACAGGTGCCACGGCAGCTGGGGAACCAGCGAAAAGGTTTCGGAAACGAGACAAAATGCTCTTTTACGGACGGCGTATGTTGAGAAAGGTCAAGTCCATCTCCAACTCAGGCCAGGGCCGGAAGAGGCGAGCTGTTATGAGGTTCGCGAGGAAGTTACTGCAGCTGAAGAAGGAAAGCGCTCCGGAACAGTTGAAG GTCCTTGAACCACCAGCAGAATACTTGGAAGAGGATCTGACGAGCGACGATCGGGTCCCACCAGACGCCTTGTACATGCTTCACAGCATCCGAGTTTTTGGTCATTTTGAGAAGCCCGTGTTCTTAATGCTGTGCAAACACACGGAGATATTGAATCTGCCAGCCGGCTCGTTTTTGTTCAAAGTCG GTGATACAGACGAAAACGTGTATGTTGTACAAAATGGGCGCGTGaatgtatatatatcaaaCCAGGATGGGAGCAGTctatcattaaaaatagtacGAGCCGGTGAAAGTGTTACTTCGCTTTTGAGTTTCACTGATGTGTTGACG GGTAATTCGCAACCGTACAAAACCGTAAACGCCAAAGCACTGGAAGACTCTCAAGTGATAAAATTGCCCATGCGCGCTTTCCAAGAGGTTTTCAAAGAGTATCCAGATATATTCGTCAGGGTTATacag ATAATTATGGTGCGACTGCAACGTGTGACCTTTACAGCTCTTCATCAATACCTCGGTCTTAGTGCGGAGTTGGTTAATCCT GGTCGCGAAAAGCGTCGTCCAAATACCACTACCGCGTCTCCAATGAAGACGGTAAAGCCAGTGGACTGTAGTACAGCGACGCATTCTCCCAGCCACAGCGAAAGACTCGTTACTGAACATACA CAAGAAGGCAGCATGGCGACGTCATCTCCCATACACATCCAGGGCCGAAGACCCAGGTCCGATATGCCTGATGTCACCTCTAATATACCACAG CAATCACAGCCAGATGTCCAGCCCACGTCATCATTCCAAAGACCTAAAGAGGGATCGTCGTTTAAGAAGCATAACACTGATAATCTTGACGAACAG gCACTAATACAAATAGCAACTGAGGCCTTCATAAAGGAGCTGGGCTTGGAGAACGATCAGTTACTGACCGGGTGCGTACAAGTGAGGGATCTTCCCGCTGGGACGTATATAATGAAGGAGGAGAGTCATAAG GATGTTGCGTTAGTTTACCTACTGTCTGGTGCGTTATTGGTATCACAAAGGGTTGCTGAAGGAGAGGGAGAAGTCCATATGTTTACGGCATATCCAG GTGAAGTGGAGGGCGGTTTAGCCGTGCTGACGGGCGAGCCAAGTTTCTTTTCCATCCGCGCGAAACATTTTTCTCGTATTGGGCTGTTGTCCAAAACCTCAGTGTATAGCATTATGCGCGAGCGACCTTCCGTTGTTCTGCATATTGCCAATACTGTTGTGAAGAGGCTCTCGCCGTTTGTACGACAGGTCGACTTCGCTTTGGATTGG gtatttttagAGTCCGGCCGCGCAGTGTATAGGCAAGATGAAGAATCCGGTTCGACGTTTATAGTTTTGAGTGGTCGTCTCCGGTCTGTCATCACCCATCCGAATGGAAAGAAAGAACTGGTTGGAGAATACGGAAAAGGCGATTTGGTTGGAATC GTGGAAATGGTAACGCAAACACGTCGTAGTACAACAGTTATGGCGGTGAGAGATTCCGAATTGGCGAAGTTGCCGGAAGGGCTTTTTAATGCGATCAAGCTCCGGTTCCCGGTGGTCGTGACTAGGCTTATTAACCTGCTTGGACATAGGATCTTGG GATCTTGGCAGAAACCGACGGCGGGTCTTGGTGGCGCGGCGGCGATCGAGTCCCGTCCCTCCCAGCACAACTTCTCAACCGTGGCCGTAGTTCCAGTTAGCGACGATGTACCCTTAACGGCGTTCACTTACGAGCTCTACCACTCGCTTTGTGCTATAG GTCCCACGGTTCGTTTGACCTCAGATGTGATAAGAAAACTCCTCGGCCTGACAATAATGGACCCCAATAACGAATATAGGCTTAGCTCTTGGCTCGCACAACAAGAGGATAAACATAAG GTGGCATTGTACCAATGCGATCCCAGCCTCACCCAGTGGACTCAGAGGTGCATCCGTCAGGCCGACTGCATTCTCATCGTGGCCTTGGGAGACAAGCAACCGAGTATCGGAAAG atCGAAAAGGAAATCGAGCGTCTAGCGATCCGAACTCAGAAGGAGCTCGTCCTACTGCATCGAGAGGGCGGGGCCAACCCCACGGGTACGGTCCATTGGCTCAACATGAGGACGTGGGTCAGTCAGCATCATCACGTCCGGTGCCCTCACAGGATGTTCACGCGCAAGAGCCAGTATAGAATT AGTGAACTGTACAGCAAAGTGCTGATGTCGGAAGCGAGCGTCCACTCCGACTTCAGCCGTCTGGCTCGTTGGCTCACGGGCACCTCCGTGGGACTGGTGCTGGGTGGGGGCGGAGCCCGAGGAGCCGCCCACGTCGGGATGGTGAGGGCCATACAG GAAGCCGGTATCCCGATAGACATGGTGGGCGGAGTCAGTATTGGTGCGTTCATGGGCGCCCTCTGGTGCATGGAGAGGAATATTACCACTGTTACGCAGAAAGCCAGGGAGTGGTCGCAG AAAATGACCCAATGGGGCAAACAGCTGCTCGACCTCACATACCCTGCGACGTCAATGTTCTCGGGGCGTCAGTTCAACACCACGATAAAGGCCACCTTTGGCGAAGTACACATCGAAGATCTGTGGCTGCCCTATTTCACAGTAACGACAGATATCAGTTCCAGTTGTATGAGAGTGCACAGACACG GTTCTCTCTGGCGTTACATTCGCGCTTCGATGTCCCTCAGCGGCTACATGCCCCCTCTCTGCGATCCCGTAGACGGCCACCTCCTTTTGGACGGCGGCTATGTCAACAACCTCCCAG AACAATGA
- the LOC123713548 gene encoding neuropathy target esterase sws isoform X8: MDVVGLLNNINKKSDMFAVKTWTSEWSNSFQENQLLWSFCGCLLVSLLVVFIYYYRRWRAKELSEGTGATAAGEPAKRFRKRDKMLFYGRRMLRKVKSISNSGQGRKRRAVMRFARKLLQLKKESAPEQLKVLEPPAEYLEEDLTSDDRVPPDALYMLHSIRVFGHFEKPVFLMLCKHTEILNLPAGSFLFKVGDTDENVYVVQNGRVNVYISNQDGSSLSLKIVRAGESVTSLLSFTDVLTGNSQPYKTVNAKALEDSQVIKLPMRAFQEVFKEYPDIFVRVIQIIMVRLQRVTFTALHQYLGLSAELVNPGREKRRPNTTTASPMKTVKPVDCSTATHSPSHSERLVTEHTQEGSMATSSPIHIQGRRPRSDMPDVTSNIPQQSQPDVQPTSSFQRPKEGSSFKKHNTDNLDEQALIQIATEAFIKELGLENDQLLTGCVQVRDLPAGTYIMKEESHKDVALVYLLSGALLVSQRVAEGEGEVHMFTAYPGEVEGGLAVLTGEPSFFSIRAKHFSRIGLLSKTSVYSIMRERPSVVLHIANTVVKRLSPFVRQVDFALDWVFLESGRAVYRQDEESGSTFIVLSGRLRSVITHPNGKKELVGEYGKGDLVGIVEMVTQTRRSTTVMAVRDSELAKLPEGLFNAIKLRFPVVVTRLINLLGHRILGSWQKPTAGLGGAAAIESRPSQHNFSTVAVVPVSDDVPLTAFTYELYHSLCAIGPTVRLTSDVIRKLLGLTIMDPNNEYRLSSWLAQQEDKHKVALYQCDPSLTQWTQRCIRQADCILIVALGDKQPSIGKIEKEIERLAIRTQKELVLLHREGGANPTGTVHWLNMRTWVSQHHHVRCPHRMFTRKSQYRISELYSKVLMSEASVHSDFSRLARWLTGTSVGLVLGGGGARGAAHVGMVRAIQEAGIPIDMVGGVSIGAFMGALWCMERNITTVTQKAREWSQVPNCFSENDPMGQTAARPHIPCDVNVLGASVQHHDKGHLWRSTHRRSVAALFHSNDRYQFQLYESAQTRFSLALHSRFDVPQRLHAPSLRSRRRPPPFGRRLCQQPPRTMIMLPNLLHIAKT; this comes from the exons AACTATCCGAGGGCACAGGTGCCACGGCAGCTGGGGAACCAGCGAAAAGGTTTCGGAAACGAGACAAAATGCTCTTTTACGGACGGCGTATGTTGAGAAAGGTCAAGTCCATCTCCAACTCAGGCCAGGGCCGGAAGAGGCGAGCTGTTATGAGGTTCGCGAGGAAGTTACTGCAGCTGAAGAAGGAAAGCGCTCCGGAACAGTTGAAG GTCCTTGAACCACCAGCAGAATACTTGGAAGAGGATCTGACGAGCGACGATCGGGTCCCACCAGACGCCTTGTACATGCTTCACAGCATCCGAGTTTTTGGTCATTTTGAGAAGCCCGTGTTCTTAATGCTGTGCAAACACACGGAGATATTGAATCTGCCAGCCGGCTCGTTTTTGTTCAAAGTCG GTGATACAGACGAAAACGTGTATGTTGTACAAAATGGGCGCGTGaatgtatatatatcaaaCCAGGATGGGAGCAGTctatcattaaaaatagtacGAGCCGGTGAAAGTGTTACTTCGCTTTTGAGTTTCACTGATGTGTTGACG GGTAATTCGCAACCGTACAAAACCGTAAACGCCAAAGCACTGGAAGACTCTCAAGTGATAAAATTGCCCATGCGCGCTTTCCAAGAGGTTTTCAAAGAGTATCCAGATATATTCGTCAGGGTTATacag ATAATTATGGTGCGACTGCAACGTGTGACCTTTACAGCTCTTCATCAATACCTCGGTCTTAGTGCGGAGTTGGTTAATCCT GGTCGCGAAAAGCGTCGTCCAAATACCACTACCGCGTCTCCAATGAAGACGGTAAAGCCAGTGGACTGTAGTACAGCGACGCATTCTCCCAGCCACAGCGAAAGACTCGTTACTGAACATACA CAAGAAGGCAGCATGGCGACGTCATCTCCCATACACATCCAGGGCCGAAGACCCAGGTCCGATATGCCTGATGTCACCTCTAATATACCACAG CAATCACAGCCAGATGTCCAGCCCACGTCATCATTCCAAAGACCTAAAGAGGGATCGTCGTTTAAGAAGCATAACACTGATAATCTTGACGAACAG gCACTAATACAAATAGCAACTGAGGCCTTCATAAAGGAGCTGGGCTTGGAGAACGATCAGTTACTGACCGGGTGCGTACAAGTGAGGGATCTTCCCGCTGGGACGTATATAATGAAGGAGGAGAGTCATAAG GATGTTGCGTTAGTTTACCTACTGTCTGGTGCGTTATTGGTATCACAAAGGGTTGCTGAAGGAGAGGGAGAAGTCCATATGTTTACGGCATATCCAG GTGAAGTGGAGGGCGGTTTAGCCGTGCTGACGGGCGAGCCAAGTTTCTTTTCCATCCGCGCGAAACATTTTTCTCGTATTGGGCTGTTGTCCAAAACCTCAGTGTATAGCATTATGCGCGAGCGACCTTCCGTTGTTCTGCATATTGCCAATACTGTTGTGAAGAGGCTCTCGCCGTTTGTACGACAGGTCGACTTCGCTTTGGATTGG gtatttttagAGTCCGGCCGCGCAGTGTATAGGCAAGATGAAGAATCCGGTTCGACGTTTATAGTTTTGAGTGGTCGTCTCCGGTCTGTCATCACCCATCCGAATGGAAAGAAAGAACTGGTTGGAGAATACGGAAAAGGCGATTTGGTTGGAATC GTGGAAATGGTAACGCAAACACGTCGTAGTACAACAGTTATGGCGGTGAGAGATTCCGAATTGGCGAAGTTGCCGGAAGGGCTTTTTAATGCGATCAAGCTCCGGTTCCCGGTGGTCGTGACTAGGCTTATTAACCTGCTTGGACATAGGATCTTGG GATCTTGGCAGAAACCGACGGCGGGTCTTGGTGGCGCGGCGGCGATCGAGTCCCGTCCCTCCCAGCACAACTTCTCAACCGTGGCCGTAGTTCCAGTTAGCGACGATGTACCCTTAACGGCGTTCACTTACGAGCTCTACCACTCGCTTTGTGCTATAG GTCCCACGGTTCGTTTGACCTCAGATGTGATAAGAAAACTCCTCGGCCTGACAATAATGGACCCCAATAACGAATATAGGCTTAGCTCTTGGCTCGCACAACAAGAGGATAAACATAAG GTGGCATTGTACCAATGCGATCCCAGCCTCACCCAGTGGACTCAGAGGTGCATCCGTCAGGCCGACTGCATTCTCATCGTGGCCTTGGGAGACAAGCAACCGAGTATCGGAAAG atCGAAAAGGAAATCGAGCGTCTAGCGATCCGAACTCAGAAGGAGCTCGTCCTACTGCATCGAGAGGGCGGGGCCAACCCCACGGGTACGGTCCATTGGCTCAACATGAGGACGTGGGTCAGTCAGCATCATCACGTCCGGTGCCCTCACAGGATGTTCACGCGCAAGAGCCAGTATAGAATT AGTGAACTGTACAGCAAAGTGCTGATGTCGGAAGCGAGCGTCCACTCCGACTTCAGCCGTCTGGCTCGTTGGCTCACGGGCACCTCCGTGGGACTGGTGCTGGGTGGGGGCGGAGCCCGAGGAGCCGCCCACGTCGGGATGGTGAGGGCCATACAG GAAGCCGGTATCCCGATAGACATGGTGGGCGGAGTCAGTATTGGTGCGTTCATGGGCGCCCTCTGGTGCATGGAGAGGAATATTACCACTGTTACGCAGAAAGCCAGGGAGTGGTCGCAG GTACCGAATTGTTTTTCAGAAAATGACCCAATGGGGCAAACAGCTGCTCGACCTCACATACCCTGCGACGTCAATGTTCTCGGGGCGTCAGTTCAACACCACGATAAAGGCCACCTTTGGCGAAGTACACATCGAAGATCTGTGGCTGCCCTATTTCACAGTAACGACAGATATCAGTTCCAGTTGTATGAGAGTGCACAGACACG GTTCTCTCTGGCGTTACATTCGCGCTTCGATGTCCCTCAGCGGCTACATGCCCCCTCTCTGCGATCCCGTAGACGGCCACCTCCTTTTGGACGGCGGCTATGTCAACAACCTCCCAG AACAATGATAATGTTACCAAATCTGCTACACATCGCCAAGACTTGA